In Haliaeetus albicilla chromosome 2, bHalAlb1.1, whole genome shotgun sequence, a single genomic region encodes these proteins:
- the OCSTAMP gene encoding osteoclast stimulatory transmembrane protein produces MESFRARLGHLSAAGMRAHAYCEDFLLPKVCRTTVDLWSVYSKPVPANGRELWTLFLQCSCITVVIGGLFYNWMFASLEYSWHLSIAMAMSFSPLLLLTLFLVHPARCVFSMIMPTLGTKQGRKLLLSTCIMIVVINVTPNIISNIKTILQVFKCICKNSSESLLNSTALLATASWEFGGAIQESMNSINIYRPMNGHFQFSLLKNSSFIYQQMHLAGEKIGRDLLAVEVLVKDSVQVGNKLVAGFSVLYLCFESTWYLKNYLTNLRFDNFYITKKLERLAVARKAAHLLVGSSKTLIRPTGLKLSREEVMLCLVQAMLLTVALMLMLVVVAMDHFAFSVADTAVRKAAQFSTVPVTLSIKYRAKMGILHFFWKILWLPDEELPLQDFEGSYQHYLTFSSAHCRVSPPKPPNPSVLLVVGLLFCILYATVFLETYAHRLCRKIAGSFFESWEEKRALYLYKKLSRKHKEEQNCMRN; encoded by the exons ATGGAGAGTTTTCGAGCAAGACTGGGgcacctctctgctgctgg GATGAGAGCCCATGCCTACTGTGAAGACTTTCTACTCCCAAAGGTTTGCAGGACCACGGTAGACCTGTGGTCGGTTTACTCCAAGCCTGTCCCAGCAAACGGCAGAGAGCTGTGGACCTTGTTTCTGCAGTGTTCATGCATTACAGTGGTGATAGGAGGCCTCTTTTACAACTGGATGTTTGCTTCCCTGGAATACTCCTGGCATCTCTCCATTGCCATGGCCATGTCCTTCAGTCCGCTCCTTCTCCTGACCCTTTTCTTGGTGCATCCTGCCCGTTGTGTCTTCAGTATGATCATGCCTACGTTAGGTACCAAACAAGGCCGGAAGCTTCTCTTGTCAACCTGCATCATGATAGTAGTGATTAACGTAACACCCAACATCATAAGCAACATTAAAACCATACTGCAGGTTTTTAAGTGCATCTGCAAGAATTCCTCTGAGAGTCTTTTGAACTCAACTGCTCTGCTAGCAACAGCTTCCTGGGAGTTTGGGGGTGCAATCCAAGAAAGCATGAATTCCATTAATATTTATAGGCCTATGAATggacattttcagttttcattgctTAAGAACAGCTCCTTTATTTACCAACAAATGCACCTTGCTGGTGAGAAAATTGGGAGGGACCTTTTGGCTGTTGAGGTACTGGTCAAAGACTCTGTACAAGTAGGCAACAAGCTGGTTGCTGGCTTCTCCGTGCTCTATCTTTGTTTTGAGTCCACCTGGTATTTGAAAAATTATCTCACCAACCTCCGCTTTGACAATTTTTACATCACCAAGAAGTTGGAACGTTTAGCTGTGGCCAGAAAAGCAGCTCACCTGCTGGTGGGCTCATCCAAAACCCTCATTCGACCAACAGGCTTGAAGTTGTCCCGGGAAGAAGTGATGCTGTGCCTCGTGCAAGCCATGCTCCTCACCGTGGCCCTGATGCTGATGCTGGTGGTCGTGGCAATGGACCACTTTGCATTTAGTGTGGCAGACACCGCGGTGAGAAAGGCAGCTCAGTTCTCCACAGTGCCTGTCACTCTCAGCATTAAATACCGT GCTAAAATGGGGATCCTGCActttttttggaaaattttATGGCTTCCCGATGAAGAATTACCACTTCAGGACTTTGAAGGAAGTTACCAGCATTATCTGACCTTCAGCTCTGCCCACTGCAGGGTCAGTCCCCCAAAGCCTCCCAACCCCTCTGTGCTGCTTGTTGTGGGGCTGCTCTTCTGCATCCTGTATGCCACCGTATTCCTGGAAACCTATGCACACCGCCTGTGCAGAAAAATCGCAGGCTCCTTCTTCgagagctgggaggagaagcGAGCACTTTATCTCTACAAGAAGCTGTCCAGAAAGCACAAGGAGGAGCAAAACTGCATGAGAAACTAA